The DNA window CCTTGACCACGCGGCCGGCATCAACGTCCAGGCACGGGATAACGCGGACGGCTACAGCCATGACTTCTCCTGTTGTACTGCAGAGGTTGCTTTTGGACTGCCGGCGGGGCGGCGCCGGCGGCAGCGGGTCAGATGCGGCAGGCGTGGATGCTGCTGACCAGGATGGCGCGGGCGCCGAGGTCGTACAGCTCATCCATGATCCGGTTGGTTTCCTTCTTCGGCACCATGGACCGGACGGCAACCCAGTCCGAATCGCGCAGCGGCGACACCGTGGGCGACTCGAGTCCGGGGGTCAGCGCGGCGGCCTGTTCGACGAGTTCCTTGCGGATATCGTAGTCCATCAGCACATACTGGCGCGCCACGAGGACACCCTGGAGGCGACGGATCAGCACTTCGATTTCCTTCGCCGTGCCGTTCGCGGCTCCCCTCTCGCCGGTGCGGCGGATAAGGACGGCCTCGGACTTGAGGATGGGCTCGCCGAAGATCTCCATGCCGGCGGCCTTGAGCGTGTTGCCGGTCTCGACGACGTCGGCAATCGCGTCAGCGACGCCCAGCCGGACCGAGGACTCGACAGCGCCGTCCAGGCGGACCACCCTGGCCTTGACGCCGCGGTCCGCCAG is part of the Arthrobacter sp. KBS0703 genome and encodes:
- the hisG gene encoding ATP phosphoribosyltransferase; the protein is MLRVAVPNKGSLSEAASAMLSEAGYRQRRDSRELVMVDPDNDIEFFFLRPRDIAVYVGQGTLDVGITGRDLLLDAQVEAEELLPLGFAASTFRFAGPIGDFSSLEQLEGKRLATSYDGLLRDYLADRGVKARVVRLDGAVESSVRLGVADAIADVVETGNTLKAAGMEIFGEPILKSEAVLIRRTGERGAANGTAKEIEVLIRRLQGVLVARQYVLMDYDIRKELVEQAAALTPGLESPTVSPLRDSDWVAVRSMVPKKETNRIMDELYDLGARAILVSSIHACRI